The Benincasa hispida cultivar B227 chromosome 9, ASM972705v1, whole genome shotgun sequence genome has a segment encoding these proteins:
- the LOC120087165 gene encoding UDP-rhamnose/UDP-galactose transporter 2, which translates to MEAEKKSSAVSDVGAWAMNIVSSVGIIMANKQLMSANGYAFSFATTLTGFHFAVTALVGLVSNATGYSSSKHVPLWELFWFSIVANMSITGMNFSLMLNSVGFYQISKLSMIPVVCVMEWILHNKHYSKEVKTAVVVVVIGVGVCTVTDVKVNLKGFLCACIAVLSTSLQQITIGSLQKKYSIGSFELLSKTAPIQALSLLVLGPFIDYYLSDKSLLNYKMSYGAILFILLSCTLAVFCNVSQYLCIGRFSAVSFQVLGHMKTVCVLTLGWLLFDSELTLKNISGMILAVVGMVIYSWAVEVEKQSSMKTNINVKNSLTEEEIRLLKEGIESKPVKDIELGESKG; encoded by the exons atGGAAGCTGAAAAGAAATCATCGGCGGTATCGGATGTTGGGGCGTGGGCGATGAATATCGTCAGCTCAGTCGGGATAATCATGGCCAACAAGCAGCTCATGTCTGCCAATGGCTATGCTTTCAGTTTCG CCACAACTTTGACTGGGTTCCACTTTGCGGTGACTGCACTGGTTGGTTTGGTCTCAAATGCCACTGGTTATTCCTCATCAAAGCACGTTCCTTTGTGGGAGCTCTTTTGGTTTTCTATTGTCGCAAATATGTCCATCACGGGAATGAACTTTAGTCTTATGTTGAACTCAGTGGGATTCTACCAA ATCTCAAAACTCAGTATGATCCCTGTGGTTTGTGTGATGGAGTGGATCCTTCATAACAAGCACTACTCAAAAGAAGTTAAAACTGCTGTTGTAGTAGTAGTAATTGGTGTGGGAGTTTGCACTGTCACTGATGTAAAAGTTAATCTCAAAGGGTTTTTATGTGCATGCATTGCCGTTTTGTCCACATCTTTGCAGCAAATT ACTATAGGTTCACTACAAAAGAAGTACTCCATTGGATCTTTTGAATTGCTGAGCAAGACAGCACCTATTCAAGCCCTTTCTCTCCTGGTTCTCGGTCCATTTATTGATTACTACCTTAGTGACAAATCTCTACTGAACTATAAAATGTCTTATGGTGCCATT TTGTTCATCCTCCTTTCATGCACGCTTGCTGTGTTCTGCAATGTCAGCCAATACTTGTGCATTGGGCGTTTCTCAGCTGTCTCCTTCCAGGTGTTAGGTCACATGAAAACAGTATGTGTTCTCACATTGGGATGGCTGCTCTTTGATTCAGAACTGACTTTGAAGAACATATCAGGCATGATTTTAGCAGTTGTAGGTATGGTCATTTATAGTTGGGCTGTGGAGGTTGAGAAGCAATCTAGTATGAAGACTAATATCAATGTGAAAAATAGCCTGACGGAAGAGGAAATTAGACTTCTGAAGGAAGGAATTGAGTCTAAGCCTGTTAAGGATATTGAACTTGGTGAGTCTAAAGGATAA